The Dasypus novemcinctus isolate mDasNov1 chromosome 24, mDasNov1.1.hap2, whole genome shotgun sequence sequence GTGCACTGAAAGGACAATGAGGGAGGAATGGGCTGTGGGGTGGGGACAAGAGGGCAGGCAGGGACTGTCACAGGAGCTCTCCACCCACACATACAGGAGTGCTTTTGAAAGGGACAGTGTTGAAAAAGGCCCGACTTCTGATCTGCTGCCCGCCATTATCTCTGCAGTGAAATCTCCTGCTTCCGGGGCGCCTGGCTGGAACGCTGCACAGCAGACACCTTTCCCATCGCGGTCTCTACCATCCTCAGCGCTGTGGTTTGCAGAATAGACGTGAACATCGTGGGGTCAGGTGGGCAGTGCCAGGCCCAAATTTCACACGTGCAGCTTGAGACTGTGTATCAGGGTCATTGCTTGTGAGGGTGATTGAGGACCTGGGGGGCACCTGGGCGGGAGGCTTCAGGGCTGCTGAGGGGAAAGAAGAACCTCAGAAGAGTCACCTAGTCATCCTCTGTAAGGGAGAGTTtcctctgggggtgggggccttTCCCTCTGAAAGGCTTGGGGACAGTTTGTGCCATTCGGCACCCGGCATGGCAGTCATGATGCTGAACACTGCTTCTCTTCCAGCTCCAAGGTCAGGTCCAGCGGCCACAGCCTGGCCAGCTCTCCCTCCTGCTCATTCCGCTTCTGAGATGTTTGAAGGAAAAACCGCAGGGCCACATGTGAGGCTGGGCTCAGTGCCCGCACCGGCTCCATCATCACCCGGCACAGAACGGTCACCTGAGGAGGTCGCGCCTGCCCAGGCAGCACAGGAGGCTGAAGCTCCACTTCCGCAGTGTGGGCCCAAGGAAGGACAGGaggcttctcttccttccctcgaGACTGCCTCCGGGGTTTTTCTCTTAACTTTTTTgattgtgtatatattttatggatatttttatttcctagtttaagttataaatattaaatatttgttatcaTTACTCCTTTGTAGTGTGTTCATCAGTGTCTTAGGCAGATTTACTGCTGTTCCAACATCCGTCACTGTCTTTGAGAAAGTCTCTTTACGCCAAACATGAACCCCTCCCTACCTGGCAGCCACACTCCTTTCTTACATCCTTCAGACCACGGGAGCCACGGATACACTGCTGCTGTGTCACTGTTTCCTGGGCTCTGGCATGAGCAGGTGGACAATCTCAGCTCCTGGCCCAGAGTCAGGCTTGACCAGGGGAACGTTACCCACTTTTGACATACGGGTGCGGTGCAGCTCAGGCATGTTAAGGGACTTGCCCAAATTGCTCCCCCCGAAACATCAGGCAGCAAGGACAGAACCCAGAACAGGACTCACAGCAGAGCAGGGGTCTGAAGTCTGAGTCACCCATTTTGTGCCTTGACCCTCTGTTCTTCTGCCCCTGCCAGTGTCTCAGCCGCACATACCTTCTCGAGTTCTGGCCACTTCTATCCAGGAGATGCTTTTGGCTTGTTCTACAGGATATGGTTAGAACCGAACGCATGGAGAAGGGCAGCCTTGTGGCCTACTGGAAATTGTCCACATGATCCACCCACCATGTGGGGCACTTGTCATCCATGAAAATGGAGGGACAGGTAGGGAGAGGTCTTGGAAATTCTGAGAATGACAGAGGAGAATACCCTGTATTTCAAGGCATTCACTGGGCATGATCATCAGAGAAAAGGATCCTGGAGGGAGGCTGTAAGAGGAGTATGGAAAGATATAGGGAATTGCTCAGGACTCAAAAGGAAACTGGGATTCCCATGCCTGGGCAAGGTGAAACCATGGCCTTATGAGAGCTTCTAGAATTCTAATTGAGTATATCCTCACCTCCTCTTGACACTTTAAGACATcttcctcctcatattcagtttcatcaaaatatatttttctctacaaatgatttttattcttcatttaattAGATAAGTTACGTGTCCTGCACACTTTCACTTTGGCCTAGACTGAAAGGAAGCTCAAAGATACATTTTCTCTGTTCTTGCTAAAAAATTTCTCCCTACATTGcttggaatatttattttatcttcatttcttttaagagttcccaacctatattttattttacttgaccATTCGTTTCTAGAGGTGTTTAAAGTTTTAGGGGCTTGAACTCTATAGTAAGGGATGAAGATGGAGCACTTGGCTCCGAGCAGTGATTCTGAGTCCCACCCTTGAGCTGGATTCTATTGCCCAAAGCTGGGGGGACTTGAGGGCTGAGATTACTGCTCATCTACAAAACGGGGAAAAGCAGTGGACCAGGCAGGGCTCTCTGACAACAAGAATTGCCTCTGCACTCCACACAAGCCATGGGGATTGCCTCTTGTCGTGGCCGTCTCTTCCCCTGTTATACCAGCTGGAATGTgggagggtggtgggggtgagtgggagggggccaggggtTCCCTGCTCCTTGCCTTCTGGCCCTAAGCTACCTGCCGGCACCCAGAGGTGGTGGGTGGTTGGCGGAACAGGAAAAGCTGCAGCAACTCCAGGAAAACACCTTGTCAGGGACCATCTGCTGCAAACTGCTCTAGGTAGGAAGGAATCCCAGATCCTGGTCCCTCCTAGATACATCCGCATGTGCTAGGTCTGCCTGGTCCATTTCAATGGACTCTAACCACAAACCTGCTGATGAGCCGGGCATTTCGTGTTCCTTGTGGGGTCAAGGAATGCAAAGTTTGGGGTGTGTAGCAGTTTagtattgttcatgaattccaaaaatagatatttcattatatttgtgaaccggtcttttcctctgggcatattatattataCTGGACTCCGttgtttcactttcacttgaatTAATAATGATtaggctttgatggggccacataGGCAGGTTgctgagtccccaaccaccaagggggtgaggactcagaAAAAAGCACTGTGGAGAAGGCAGTTTGGAGTTGTTGAACTGTAGCCTGAGAAAGTAAGTGCACAGGAGAAGAGCACAGTGGAATGCAGACAGCTCTGTAGACACCGCAGAGGCCCTGGGGGAAGACATGAGCCTAATAGCCTGTGGTTGCAGCTGACACTGAGGAGAATTGAGCCCTTGGGAGAGACGCGAGCCTTATGCAGCTGACAACTTAGATTGAAAGGAGCTGAGACCACAACGCCTAAGGAGAAGGAAGACTGGCCCTTGTAGGCGCCGCCCACTctcctgctccaacacgtggccagTGATTCTGAGCAGAAAGTGTCCCTTATGGAACTTTGAGTCCAGATTAAGTTAATGAGATGTGTAGGGAGTAGGGTCACAATAGCTGAGTAAAATAACTAGAGTGAAAGATAAAAGCAACAATTCAAaatgtaagggaagaaattaaggcACAGATAAATTCATCTCAGTGTTATTGATAATactgaaaaatttgaaataagtaTTGCCCAATAAGGGAATGGCAAAATAACCAATGGTataatataatggaaaaaatacagctatTAAATGACCCTTGTGATCATCATAATGCAAATAAATTGGCATAAAACCTGCTTATCATTGTGAGAAGTGAAAATTCAGGGAGTCCTTTATAtagtttttccattaaaaaatttattggagtatatcactcacacataaacatacataagccataagtgtatagtgatagttgtgaacttacaaaacaaacacacatagcaTCGTACAGGTCTCTCATAACTCACCTaccaccaatagcttgcattgttgttaaacatttttcacTAATGAGTAAAGAACAATGTCAATATATTTCTACTAAAGAACAGTatgttcccccaacccaccctattattattatctttatatcatttatacatgaacatacataaacagtaagtgtagagTAAACTTATGGactcacaaagcaaacatgcctaaTATTATACAGAGATCCCTACATCAGCCCCCACCGACACCTCGCATTGTGCTGAGACACTTGCTATAGATTATGaaggaatattgtcaaaatcttactagtaactatagtccttatctcacatttggtgtattttccccccaccctattagtattttttaatattttttatgacagaagttgtaaacttatacaaccatcatgcacgtgtgcagaattcccaaacgaCATACATCTATTAACACACcgcactgtggtggaacattcattacaggtaaaataatatcatcGGTTTGTTACCACATCCACAGTGTGTGGCACAGATTCTCCgcactgccccattatcaacacaatacatctttggcatagatgcaagcatattacattaacactgctaaccacagtccagaggtcactccagttgtattttcccatgctttgccccattcccaccaccctgcagtagtggtgtacatttgctctagttcacaaaggacacttttgcatctgtaccatctaccacaattctcatccgctttggagtttactgtgctattcacttcctagattattctttagcattttgtcaattggcatttatatccctagactaccattttcagccacatccccatttataaactagctgtcactcactatttgttaccatccagtctatacatctccacacttttacattaaggCTAGTGAAAACTTCtttatacattaaacatcagtagtccatctcagtcctcctcgtATCTctgtaagaatccaccacctatcacagggcttgaaggtattttccaacaattctttctagaagctttatggttcttgctttgaTGTTTAtctttttgatccatttggagttaatttttagataaggtgtgtcataggggccctccttccttcttttggctatggatatccagttcttttagcaccatttttttaatggactgttctgcccgagctgtgtgagtttgatagGCTATAAATACACGTCTGGGACAACTTCCTGGctatgtgaccctgggcaagtgacttggcctctctgggcctctgctaCCTCGGGGAGGTAATGGGGCACCTTTGTCACAGGTGTCGTGAGGACGAGCTGTGTGACCCCATGTAAAGCCGTGTGCACAGCGCCAGGCTCGCGGTGAGTGCGAAATACACCTGAGCGCGTGTGGTTATTGCGGCTGCTGCCGTGACTGCAGGGAGAGGGCTGAGGGCACTGGCCGGGCCCCGTGTGGGTGGTGGGTGCAGGACGAGCCTGGCCATCTCAGGAGGTGGGATAAGGGTGGAAATAAGGAATCCAGACGAAACAAGTAAAGAAGTGGCGAGGAGAATTGCCAGCCCCTGAGAACCTCCTGAGAGTTGGGGGGAGGCGCCAGGGTCCCCATCCTGGGGGGAGCACCCTTCTCCTTagaggggaatggggaggggtCCCAGGAAGGCAGGAGGCTCAGGGACACCCAGGCGTCCAGCCAGAAGTGGCCGAGGCAGCGTTCCCTCCTCCTCCGTCCGGAGCCCCCGGGGCCTCCGAGACTGGGGGTCCTCCACCTCGAGCCTCGGGGATCCCTTCCCCACTCGCCAGCCCCCCCGGGGGCTCAGGGCTGGCCCCCCGCCTCATCCAGCCGACGCGCCCTGAACGccttcctcccccagccccgggtCCCCGCGTCCCCGCTGCCACCGGGTGGATGGAGCAACGCCAGCGGGCGGGCGAGCATCTTCCAGCGCCTGCCAACCGCCATTCATCCACGTCCCCTCACGTTCCTCCCGCACGCGCCGCCTCGTCATTTCGCAGCGGACACCGTGACCCTTCCTTTGAACTTGTCATGCTGCGGCGCAGAACCCGAGTCACCCTGAGAGCACAGCATGGCTCACCTCCCCCTCACCTTTGTCCCAGAAGCCGGGCCTGGTGCTCAGACTGAAACTGAAATAGCAGCGATGGTGCTGGCTTCCAGCGCCTTCCAGTGACTGCTTTGCACGCAGAGCTTCCAGGCAGGGGCCGCTCCTCCCCGTTGCCTAGGGGAGGGAAACGAGGCCCGGGGGGGGCTGGGGACTTGCCTGTAGTGCAGGAGCCCGGCCATCCTGGGATGGTGCAGCTATGGAGATAGGCGAGGTCATGCAGGACTCCTGGTCTCATTTGGGAATTCTTCCCGTGAAAAGCCTCTGCTTTGCAGTGGGCATGGTTGCTTGCCAAAAGCCTTTTCTTTGCGCAGCTCTGCCACCCAACCCTGTAGAAACTATGCTACGTGCCTGAGGGACTCAGCCTGCTCCCTTCCAGGCTCCACACTGTGGCTAAAGCCCGACGGTCACAGAGCACCCCAAGCCATTGTTAACGGTTCAGGGATAGCACAGGACCCAAGCCAGGCCCATCAGAATCCGTCCTGAAGTTTGTCCTGGTGAGCCTAGAGCCCCTGGCGGCCTTCTTGTCACCACAGGAGAAAATGTGCCTGGGAATAAAGTCCGGCAGAGGCAAGGGGAGGCgacagatggagagaaagagaaagcaagccctggATCCAACCACACCTGAAACCCTCGGGCCACCCAGCTGACgtgaaacaataaattcttttttcatttctgcaaaagctagattggattggattatttatttatcacttGCAGCTGAGCACAGCCCTGGCTGTTGCAAGGTCTAGAACTTCAATCATGTTTAGTTAGACATTTAACAAATCACCTTTGTAGGGGGAAAATTTATGAAGGAAAAGTGGGAAATCCTATTTGAAGTAGTCAGTTCATTAATTCATCAAACAAATCCTTCCGTGGTAGACACTGTGTGCAGGCAGGTGCTCTCCCCAGGGACACAGAAGAGCCCAAACAGAAGATCCCTGCCCTCCCGGAGCGCGTGAGCTGGTGAAGGTGCCCGTCTCGTCGAGGATTTGCACATTTGAACTTGAGCTTGCCTTAGGCCTATAATTATCAGAACAgtatgacaaaaaagaaaatgaacaacaaaacaaaaattaacaacaaCTGTCTGAGCTCTGAGCCAGAGGCGGGCGCCTCGTGGCCTCTGGTCAGATGCAGCCCCCGTAGGACAGAGGCCTGGGCCCCGGGGCTCCCCCTGCAGAGGCAGGGCCCGAGGAGGGGACTTTAACGGAAAATGGGACACCACGGGCGACACGGGACTGGGGGTCAGAccctcccaccccgccccccggccgtGTGGACCAGGGCGGGTTGCGTCCCTCTCCTCTGGAAGCCTCAGTGTCCTTTTCTGGAAAATGGGGACAAGGAATCCTTCCCAGGGTCTCGAGAGGATGCACGTCGATAGGGAATGATGGGAGTTCATCTTATCAAAGCTTCGTCTCCTcacaggggtgggaggagggaattTCAGGAAGGCCGTGAAGGTGAAATGTCCTTGTCTGAAAAGCTCATCCGGCTCTCACGAGTCTCACAGACCTAAACGGCCAAGGAGCAAGGAGCAGGGGCCCTTTCCACGAGGGCAGGGGCGGGCGAGGGCCGTGGGGCAGAGGGCCTGGCCGCAGCGCCGCCCCGTGGGAGCGTGTCCCTGCCTCGCGCCAGCCCCTTTCCTCAAGGGAGGCCAGAAGGCCAGATTTTGATAGGAACTCCCCCAATTTGTTACTGTGTCCaggtaactaaaaaaaaaaaagcaagcatcaGCCTACCGCTACCCGCCCACCAGGACGCTACGCTCAAAAGGAGAAGCAGCAGCAAGAGCCCGCGAGGACGGGGAGGATGGGATCCTCGCGCTGCGGGGAGTGGAAGGCGCCGCGCTGTGGGGAACAGGCTGGCGGCGCCTCCCGAGCTGGAACAGCAGCTCCCGGCCCAGCGGCTCCACTCCCGCCTCGCgccccaagagaaaggaaaacccGGGACCACAAACATCCTTGTCCACATTGTTCCCAACAGCATCGCTCACAATAGCCCAGAGTGGAAACACGCCAACGGGGCCCGCCGGGGAACGGCCACGAGTGCTCTGTCCCCGCAGGGAACAGTGTTCAGCCACAGAAGAGAAAGGCTGAGCCCTGCCACCACCGGGAGAGGCTCAGACACACGACGCTCCGTGAGAGAGGCCAGTCGCAAAGGCcgcgtatgattccatttgtctgAAAAGCTCAGAAGGGGCAAAAATGGGGAGACAG is a genomic window containing:
- the LOC131275767 gene encoding uncharacterized protein isoform X2: MFSCCLRASRDSRARSPCRERLLRCCRRWLTPQYRRLTPQPRRLWPFPRRSHEVSTHETRTEKDLEVIDLSPQTWESGHHATNIDQSRLEWENEPPETMEETSPELMLPRERRQEERGQLLGKFGRFPCRPQALSVTSEISCFRGAWLERCTADTFPIAVSTILSAVVCRIDVNIVGSAPRSGPAATAWPALPPAHSASEMFEGKTAGPHVRLGSVPAPAPSSPGTERSPEEVAPAQAAQEAEAPLPQCGPKEGQEASLPSLETASGVFLLTFLIVYIFYGYFYFLV